In Oryza sativa Japonica Group chromosome 2, ASM3414082v1, the following are encoded in one genomic region:
- the LOC9266311 gene encoding uncharacterized protein has translation MMAAGGSSSNPMSREASSSAAAAAAGVAVRDVGDDKPLPSAEVDITYWAAQEEAAALLESMAARARGEDDLPEEQLQANNQLQEDEVIALQAIFGDDMVILENKDNLRFIQSYSEKRSHKIFLESLLVCGICLSEDVGRNFIKLPCHHSFCLKCMESHCKIHVKEGNLMQLACPDTNCRNPLPPSVLKSLLRDDGYAQWESFALQKLLDAMPDLVYCPRCSAACLEVDNDAQCPGCFFTFCTLCKRRRHVGDTCITPEEKIRILKERQKLYSIPEEQLLKEKREIDELINIQEALRDSKQCPRCKMAISKIEGCNKMTCGNCGRFFCYRCNKAIGGYDHFWNGNCDMFEREQDENPQQQDDENFGGDPDEDAELLEPEWVLLTYPCPNCGRRNEKLGTNNHILCIGCRGHYCALCRKRVLRGEQHFGPRGCQQHTED, from the exons ATGATGGCGGCTGGTGGCTCATCCTCAAACCCTATGTCGAGAGAAGCCTCGTcctcggcggccgccgcggcggcgggggtggctgTGAGGGATGTTGGGGATGACAAGCCCTTGCCGTCGGCGGAGGTTGACATCACCTACTGGGCGGCGCAGGAAGAGGCGGCTGCGCTGCTTGAGTCGATGGCCGCGAGGGCTCGTGGGGAGGACGACCTACCGGAGGAGCAGCTGCAAGCCAATAACCAACTACAGGAAGACGAG GTAATAGCACTGCAAGCTATTTTTGGTGATGATATGGTGATCTTGGAGAATAAGGACAATCTTCGATTTATTCAG AGTTACAGTGAGAAGAGATCTCATAAGATATTTTTGGAAAGCCTTCTCGTGTGTGGAATTTGTCTAAGTGAGGATGTTG GCAGAAATTTCATCAAGCTCCCATGCCATCATTCCTTTTGTTTGAAGTGTATGGAGTCTCACTgcaaaatccatgtgaaagaaGGGAATTTAATGCAGCTGGCATGTCCTGATACAAATTGCCGCAATCCACTTCCGCCATCCGTATTGAAAAGCCTTCTACGAGATGATGGATATGCACAATGGGAATCATTTGCTCTACAGAAACTGTTAGATGCAATGCCTGATCTAGTTTACTGCCCCAGGTGTTCTGCTGCTTGCTTGGAAGTTGACAATGATGCTCAATGCCCGGGTTGTTTTTTTACCTTCTGCACTTTGTGCaaacgccgccgccatgtgGGGGATACATGTATTACTCCTGAAGAAAAAATACGCATTTTGAAG GAACGACAGAAATTGTATTCCATACCAGAGGAACAATTGTTGAAAGAAAAGAGGGAAATAGACGAGTTGATAAATATCCAGGAAGCACTTCGTGATTCTAAGCAATGCCCTCGTTGTAAGATGGCTATCTCAAAAATTGAAGGTTGCAACAAGATGACATGTGGGAACTGTGGGAGATTCTTCTGCTATCGTTGTAACAAAGCAATTGGAGGATATGATCATTTCTG GAATGGAAACTGTGATATGTTTGAGAGGGAACAAGATGAAAACCCACAGCAGCAGGATGATGAAAATTTTGGTGGCGACCCTGACGAAGATGCTGAACTCTTAGAACCTGAATGGGTGCTGTTAACTTATCCCTGTCCAAACTGTGGCCGTCGGAATGAAAAG CTCGGTACCAACAATCATATACTTTGCATCGGATGCCGAGGCCATTATTGTGCGTTGTGTCGGAAAAGAGTTTTGAGGGGCGAGCAACACTTTGGACCTAGAGGCTGCCAGCAACACACTGAAGATTGA
- the LOC107277794 gene encoding LOW QUALITY PROTEIN: uncharacterized protein (The sequence of the model RefSeq protein was modified relative to this genomic sequence to represent the inferred CDS: inserted 1 base in 1 codon), producing the protein MSSEASSSSSAAVAVRDLGDDNPSASPEVDTTYWAAQEEATALLESMAARVRGEEELSEEQMQANDQLQEDEVIALEAIFGGDMVILENKDSLRFIQIFVHYSLPDGIRVFLNLRRSGALVGTGDNENHNGGEVCYACRLQHLPPVVLTCLLPRSYPSTCAPYFTISAKWLDEPKVSYLCAAFDEIWTELPGQEVIYRWXDWLNSSSWSFIALNDEIVLSPDRTSKFGDERAIARRILVESTIPLMQIYSEKRSHKVFLQSLSECGICLSEDAGINFINLPCHHFFCVKCMESHCKIHVKERNLTQLTCPDTNCRSPLPPSLLKSLLRDDGYAQWESFALKKLLDAMPDLVYCPRCYAACLQVDNDAQCPDCFFTFCTLCKQRRHVGDPCITRQERILILKERQKLHSMPAEQLLKERRELEELMNIQEALRSSKQCPHCKMAISKIEGCNKMICVNCGGYFCYRCNQAIKGYEHFWGGNCVLFGTHAHYQIRNPQQQRDENPGDHAELLEQRVQLTYPCPNCGSRNEKLGTNNHISCPGCRGHYCALCRKRVLKCSQHFGPRGCQQHTEDAR; encoded by the exons ATGTCGAGCGAagcctcgtcctcgtcctcggcggcggtggcggtgagggATCTCGGGGATGACAACccctcggcgtcgccggagGTTGACACCACCTACTGGGCGGCGCAGGAAGAGGCGACCGCGCTGCTGGAGTCGATGGCCGCGAGGGTTCGCGGGGAGGAGGAACTCTCGGAGGAGCAGATGCAAGCCAACGACCAACTACAGGAAGACGAG gtaaTAGCACTGGAAGCTATTTTTGGTGGTGATATGGTGATCTTGGAGAATAAGGACAGTCTTCGATTTATTCAG ATTTTTGTGCACTATTCACTTCCTGATGGTATCCGTGTGTTCTTGAATCTTCGTCGAAGTGGAGCTTTGGTTGGAACTGGTGACAATGAAAACCACAATGGTGGAGAAGTCTGTTATGCTTGCAGATTGCAGCATTTACCACCTGTTGTGCTGACATGTTTGTTGCCACGGTCATATCCAAGTACATGTGCTCCATATTTTACTATCTCAGCGAAGTGGTTGGATGAACCAAAAGTTTCTTACCTGTGTGCTGCGTTTGATGAGATTTGGACAGAGCTCCCAGGGCAAGAAGTCATATACAGAT TGGATTGGCTGAATAGCTCTTCGTGGTCTTTCATTGCTTTGAATGATGAAATAGTATTAAGTCCAGATAGAACCTCAAAATTTGGAGATGAACGTGCGATTGCAAGAAGAATTTTAGTTGAGTCTACTATTCCTCTGATGCAGATTTACAGTGAGAAGAGATCTCACAAGGTATTTTTGCAAAGCCTTTCTGAATGCGGAATTTGTCTTAGTGAGGATGCTG GCATAAATTTCATCAATCTCCCATGCCATCATTTCTTCTGTGTGAAGTGTATGGAGTCTCACTgcaaaattcatgtgaaagaaAGGAATTTAACACAACTGACATGTCCTGATACAAATTGCCGCAGTCCACTTCCACCATCCTTATTGAAAAGCCTGCTGCGAGATGATGGATATGCACAATGGGAATCATTTGCTCTAAAGAAACTGTTAGATGCAATGCCTGATCTAGTCTACTGCCCCAGGTGTTATGCTGCTTGCTTGCAAGTTGACAATGATGCTCAATGTCCGGACTGTTTTTTTACCTTCTGCACTTTGTGCAAACAACGCCGCCATGTGGGGGACCCATGTATTACTAGACAAGAAAGAATTCTCATTTTGAAG GAACGTCAGAAGTTGCATTCCATGCCAGCGGAACAATTGTTGAAAGAACGGAGGGAATTAGAAGAGTTGATGAATATCCAGGAAGCGCTTCGTAGTTCTAAGCAATGCCCTCATTGTAAGATGGCTATCTCAAAAATTGAAGGTTGCAACAAGATGATTTGCGTGAACTGTGGGGGATACTTTTGCTATCGTTGCAACCAGGCAATTAAAGGATACGAGCATTTCTG GGGTGGAAATTGTGTGCTGTTTGGGACCCACGCGCACTACCAAATTCGAAACCCACAGCAGCAGCGTGATGAAAATCCTGGTGACCACGCTGAACTCTTAGAACAACGGGTGCAGCTCACTTATCCCTGTCCAAACTGTGGCAGTCGGAACGAAAAG CTGGGCACCAACAATCATATATCTTGCCCGGGATGCCGAGGCCATTATTGTGCATTGTGTCGGAAAAGGGTCTTGAAGTGTTCCCAACACTTTGGACCTAGAGGTTGCCAGCAACACACTGAAGATGCTAGGTAG